The following are encoded together in the Methylomonas methanica MC09 genome:
- a CDS encoding hybrid sensor histidine kinase/response regulator — protein sequence MKSIHQNITKIRRDYNALVANETLEDYALRFAPRSFRKWSEFEVANTAFGSTSFLVLEAIGGFLSINYGFTNAFWAILIVGIVIFITSFPISYYAATYHIDMDLLTRSAGFGYIGSTVTSLIYASFTFTLFALEASIMSLALELYFQIPLWIAHIVSAAIVIPLVTFGITTISRMQLWTQPVWLLLLIAPYVAVAVREPEAMQTLESYFWIAGSGQGFEWLLFGSAATVAFSMVAQIGEQVDFLRFLPDKTADNKLRWWTAMLTAGPGWVVFGVMRQLAGALLAHLAIRHGISPEHAHEPTQMYLVAYNELFDNPQWALAVTTLFVVLSQIKINVTNAYAGSLAWSNFFSRLTHSHPGRVVWLVFNVLIALLLMEFGVFGALEKVLGLFSNMSIAWIGAVAAELMINKPLGLSPKIIEFKRAYLTDLNPVGIISTTIASLISILAYVGLFGEYPKAFSAFIALGLAFIVTPSVAWLARSRHYLARDRELHNTQSQTKCSICENEFEHEDMAYCPAYAGSICSLCCTLDARCLDVCKTGFRFEDYLERVALRFLPGAMSLNARLRLLRFVLMFSFLSMLTGIFVSIIYYQDLLSVRLNPDAFDLLLYNFFKIYAALLVFIGLCTWLLILSAESRRVAHEETAKQTQLLLLEIENHKKTDSKLQQAMKMADSANQAKSRFLSSMSHEIRSPLNSILGYAHILHNDPEIPDNRRRAVETLKRSGEHLCSLVEDILDIARIEARKFDLKYHPIHFPDFIEHLQHSFQAQADQKGLGFKCEYVNTLPDRVRGDEKRVGQILMNLLGNAVKFTARGEVILRVGYSGGVANFQVIDTGSGIDEQQLQNIFQPFTRVSSSTGNAEAGSGLGLTISKIMTELMGGELTVKSRPGEGSTFTVRLLLPSLGADVEPNADAKIVGYLGRRRKILLVDDQREHRELLLAMLEPLGFYLTEACSGEECLLKVAENPPDLILLDISMTGINGIETAIQLRQQAWGMPVLVLSANAYPADRLAAMNAGCTDFLSKPINVVELMEKLKLHLVLDWLYEDKQPPKRQPGTTVIEVPPLSLMEPCIALVRIGDMHGLKQTLEQLSEAEPDYAAFFAKLKALANGFRIAEIRKLLDMPAIQETRR from the coding sequence ATGAAATCAATCCACCAAAACATCACCAAAATCCGCCGCGACTACAACGCCCTGGTTGCCAACGAAACCCTGGAAGACTACGCGCTGCGGTTTGCGCCGCGCAGTTTCCGCAAGTGGTCGGAGTTCGAAGTGGCGAATACCGCGTTCGGCTCCACGTCGTTTTTGGTGCTGGAAGCTATCGGCGGGTTTCTGTCCATTAATTACGGCTTTACCAATGCGTTTTGGGCGATTTTGATCGTGGGCATCGTGATATTTATCACCAGTTTTCCGATCAGTTATTATGCCGCCACCTATCATATCGATATGGATTTGCTGACCCGTAGCGCCGGGTTCGGCTATATCGGCTCCACGGTGACGTCGCTGATTTACGCTTCGTTTACCTTTACGTTGTTTGCGCTGGAAGCCTCGATTATGTCGCTGGCACTGGAGTTGTATTTTCAGATTCCATTATGGATAGCCCATATCGTCAGCGCGGCGATTGTGATTCCGTTGGTGACCTTCGGTATCACCACCATCAGCCGCATGCAGTTGTGGACCCAGCCGGTCTGGTTGTTATTGCTGATCGCGCCGTATGTAGCGGTGGCGGTGCGCGAACCGGAAGCGATGCAGACGCTGGAAAGCTATTTTTGGATAGCCGGCAGCGGGCAGGGTTTCGAATGGCTGCTGTTCGGCAGCGCGGCCACTGTGGCGTTTTCCATGGTGGCGCAGATTGGCGAGCAGGTGGATTTTCTGCGTTTTTTGCCGGATAAAACCGCCGACAATAAACTGCGCTGGTGGACGGCGATGCTGACCGCCGGACCGGGTTGGGTGGTGTTCGGCGTAATGCGCCAGCTGGCCGGCGCCTTGTTGGCGCATCTGGCGATACGGCACGGCATCAGTCCCGAACATGCCCATGAGCCTACCCAAATGTATCTGGTGGCGTATAACGAGTTGTTCGACAATCCGCAATGGGCCTTGGCGGTGACCACGCTGTTCGTGGTGCTCAGCCAGATCAAGATCAATGTCACCAACGCCTATGCGGGTTCGCTGGCCTGGTCGAATTTTTTCTCGCGGTTGACGCACAGCCATCCCGGCCGGGTGGTGTGGCTGGTATTCAACGTGTTGATCGCGCTGTTGCTGATGGAGTTCGGCGTGTTCGGCGCGTTGGAAAAAGTGCTGGGTCTGTTTTCCAATATGTCGATCGCCTGGATCGGTGCGGTGGCCGCCGAGTTGATGATCAACAAGCCGCTGGGTCTCAGCCCGAAGATTATCGAATTCAAGCGCGCTTATCTGACCGACCTGAATCCGGTCGGAATTATTTCCACCACGATTGCCTCGCTAATTTCCATACTGGCCTATGTGGGTCTGTTCGGCGAATATCCCAAGGCCTTCTCGGCTTTTATCGCCTTGGGGTTGGCGTTTATCGTGACGCCCAGCGTGGCTTGGCTGGCGCGCTCGCGCCATTATCTGGCCCGCGACCGCGAACTGCATAACACCCAGTCGCAAACCAAATGTTCGATTTGCGAAAACGAATTCGAGCACGAAGATATGGCCTATTGCCCGGCGTATGCCGGCAGCATTTGTTCCCTGTGTTGCACGCTGGACGCACGCTGTCTGGATGTCTGCAAAACCGGGTTTCGGTTTGAGGATTATCTGGAAAGGGTGGCGCTACGTTTTTTACCGGGGGCAATGAGCCTGAATGCGCGGCTGCGTCTGTTGCGTTTTGTGTTGATGTTTTCGTTTCTGTCCATGCTGACCGGCATATTCGTCAGCATTATTTATTATCAGGACTTGTTAAGCGTAAGGCTGAACCCGGATGCCTTCGATCTGCTGCTTTATAACTTTTTCAAAATATACGCGGCGCTGTTAGTGTTTATCGGCCTATGTACCTGGTTGCTGATTCTGAGCGCGGAAAGCCGGCGGGTGGCGCATGAGGAAACCGCCAAACAAACCCAATTGCTGTTGCTGGAAATCGAGAACCATAAAAAGACCGACAGCAAGTTGCAGCAGGCCATGAAAATGGCGGACAGCGCGAATCAGGCTAAAAGCCGGTTTTTATCCAGTATGAGCCATGAAATTCGCTCGCCGCTGAACAGCATTCTCGGCTATGCGCATATTCTGCATAACGACCCCGAGATACCGGACAATCGGCGGCGGGCTGTGGAAACCCTGAAACGCAGCGGCGAGCATTTATGTTCGCTGGTTGAGGATATTCTGGATATCGCCCGTATCGAAGCCCGCAAATTCGACCTAAAGTATCACCCCATTCACTTCCCGGATTTTATCGAACATCTGCAGCATAGCTTTCAGGCCCAAGCCGATCAGAAAGGCCTGGGTTTCAAATGCGAGTACGTCAACACCCTGCCGGATCGGGTGCGGGGCGATGAAAAGCGGGTAGGGCAGATTTTGATGAATCTACTCGGCAATGCCGTCAAATTTACCGCGCGGGGCGAGGTGATATTGCGCGTCGGTTATAGCGGCGGCGTGGCCAATTTTCAAGTAATCGATACCGGCAGCGGCATCGACGAACAACAATTGCAGAACATTTTCCAGCCCTTTACCCGGGTGAGCAGTTCCACCGGCAACGCCGAGGCCGGTAGCGGCCTGGGCTTGACCATCAGCAAGATTATGACCGAGTTGATGGGCGGCGAGTTGACGGTGAAAAGCCGGCCGGGAGAAGGTTCGACCTTTACCGTGCGGCTGCTGTTGCCCAGTCTCGGCGCCGATGTCGAACCCAATGCCGATGCTAAAATCGTCGGCTATCTGGGCCGGCGCCGCAAGATTTTATTGGTGGACGACCAGCGCGAGCATCGGGAATTGTTGCTGGCCATGCTGGAACCTTTGGGGTTTTATTTAACCGAAGCCTGTTCAGGCGAAGAGTGTCTGCTCAAAGTCGCCGAAAACCCGCCCGATTTGATTTTATTGGATATTTCCATGACAGGTATCAACGGTATCGAAACCGCCATTCAATTACGCCAGCAAGCCTGGGGCATGCCGGTGCTGGTATTAAGCGCCAATGCTTATCCCGCCGACCGTTTGGCCGCTATGAATGCTGGTTGCACCGATTTCCTATCCAAACCGATTAACGTGGTTGAGCTGATGGAGAAATTAAAATTGCATTTGGTGCTGGATTGGTTGTACGAGGATAAACAGCCGCCCAAGCGCCAACCGGGCACCACCGTCATTGAGGTGCCGCCGCTGTCGCTGATGGAGCCTTGCATAGCGTTGGTGCGTATCGGCGATATGCACGGCTTAAAGCAGACGCTTGAACAACTGAGCGAAGCCGAGCCGGACTATGCGGCTTTTTTCGCCAAGTTAAAAGCACTGGCCAACGGCTTTCGGATAGCCGAGATCAGGAAATTATTGGATATGCCCGCAATACAGGAGACGCGACGATGA
- a CDS encoding REP-associated tyrosine transposase: protein MSRYRRSQTPGATYFFTVVTYRRQAILCEAPIREALRNAIAAVRTKRPFTIDAWVLLPDHLHTIWTLPPGDADFATRWAVIKRQVSVACANEYRRADWIGPSKQKHRESTLWQRGYWEHQIRDENDFTRHMDYMHFNPVKHGYCKQVCEWPFSTFHRYVEQGVYSLDWGGGHVDDNLVAGE from the coding sequence ATGTCCCGTTACCGCCGCTCGCAAACACCCGGTGCAACGTATTTCTTTACGGTGGTGACCTATCGGCGGCAAGCGATTCTATGCGAGGCGCCGATACGCGAGGCTTTGCGTAATGCGATTGCGGCGGTGCGGACCAAACGGCCGTTTACCATTGATGCCTGGGTGTTGCTGCCGGATCATTTGCATACGATCTGGACCTTACCGCCCGGCGATGCGGACTTTGCTACACGTTGGGCGGTGATCAAACGGCAGGTGAGCGTGGCATGCGCAAACGAATATCGGCGGGCCGACTGGATTGGCCCTTCGAAACAAAAACATCGGGAATCGACGTTATGGCAGCGCGGGTATTGGGAGCATCAAATCCGGGACGAAAACGATTTTACCCGGCATATGGATTACATGCATTTCAACCCGGTCAAGCATGGCTATTGTAAACAGGTCTGCGAATGGCCTTTTTCGACTTTTCATCGTTATGTTGAACAAGGGGTTTATTCATTGGATTGGGGAGGTGGTCACGTGGATGATAATTTGGTTGCGGGGGAATGA
- the urtA gene encoding urea ABC transporter substrate-binding protein has product MKILSNSFHKLATVAALSAALLGTAGPARAEDDTIKVGVLHSLSGTMAISETTLKDTMLMLIDEQNKKGGLLGKKLEAVVVDPASDWPLFAEKARELLTKDKVASIFGCWTSVSRKSVLPVIEELNGILFYPVQYEGEESSKNVFYTGAAPNQQAIPAVDYLMNDLKVERWILAGTDYVYPRTTNKILEAYLKSKGVKDKDIMINYTPFGHSDWQSIVADIKKFGSAGKKTAVVSTINGDANIPFYKELGNQGVSAEDIPVVAFSVGEEELSGMDTKPLVGHLAAWNYFMSVDTTKNAAFIKQWQDYIKNPKRVTNDPMEAHYIGFNMWVKAVEKAGTTDPEAVQKALIGVEYPNLTGGTAKMLPNHHISKPVLIGEIQDDGQFVTVWQTNKVVDGDAWSDYLPESKPIIADWTAPISCGNYNTKTKKCSGQNY; this is encoded by the coding sequence ATGAAAATACTGAGCAACTCCTTCCATAAACTGGCAACCGTCGCGGCACTGTCCGCCGCGCTGTTGGGTACTGCCGGCCCGGCCCGCGCCGAAGACGACACCATCAAGGTGGGCGTACTGCATTCGCTATCCGGCACCATGGCGATTTCGGAAACCACGCTGAAAGATACCATGTTGATGCTGATAGACGAGCAAAACAAAAAAGGCGGTTTGTTGGGCAAAAAACTGGAAGCGGTCGTCGTCGATCCGGCGTCCGACTGGCCGTTGTTTGCCGAAAAAGCTCGCGAGCTGTTGACCAAGGACAAGGTCGCCTCTATCTTCGGTTGCTGGACCTCGGTATCGCGTAAATCGGTATTGCCGGTCATCGAAGAACTGAACGGCATCCTGTTTTACCCGGTGCAATACGAAGGCGAAGAATCTTCCAAAAACGTCTTCTACACCGGCGCCGCACCTAACCAACAAGCCATTCCGGCGGTTGATTATCTGATGAACGACCTTAAAGTCGAACGCTGGATTCTGGCGGGTACCGACTACGTCTATCCGCGCACCACCAACAAAATTCTGGAAGCGTATTTGAAATCCAAGGGCGTGAAAGATAAGGATATCATGATCAACTACACCCCATTCGGCCATTCCGATTGGCAAAGCATCGTGGCTGACATCAAAAAATTCGGCTCGGCCGGCAAGAAAACCGCGGTGGTTTCCACCATCAACGGCGACGCCAACATCCCTTTCTACAAAGAGCTGGGTAACCAGGGCGTATCGGCGGAAGACATTCCGGTTGTAGCCTTCTCGGTGGGTGAAGAAGAGTTATCCGGTATGGATACCAAACCGCTGGTCGGTCATTTGGCCGCCTGGAACTACTTCATGAGCGTCGACACCACCAAGAACGCCGCCTTCATCAAACAATGGCAGGATTACATCAAAAACCCCAAACGCGTCACCAACGACCCGATGGAAGCGCATTACATCGGCTTCAATATGTGGGTGAAAGCGGTCGAGAAAGCCGGCACTACCGATCCTGAAGCGGTACAAAAAGCGTTGATCGGCGTGGAGTATCCCAACCTGACCGGCGGTACCGCGAAAATGCTGCCTAACCACCACATCAGCAAACCGGTGTTAATCGGCGAGATTCAGGACGACGGCCAATTCGTTACCGTCTGGCAAACCAACAAGGTGGTTGATGGCGACGCATGGTCCGACTATCTGCCGGAAAGCAAACCCATCATCGCCGACTGGACCGCACCGATCAGCTGCGGCAACTACAACACCAAAACCAAAAAGTGTTCAGGCCAAAACTACTAA